One Lytechinus variegatus isolate NC3 chromosome 11, Lvar_3.0, whole genome shotgun sequence DNA segment encodes these proteins:
- the LOC121424539 gene encoding transmembrane prolyl 4-hydroxylase-like, with the protein MGGAGCSRDVVCSALLIITILLEFHSTVANDDIPGLKEHAEHFYGSNQDGDCQESEGRDGISGRSDTLEKEEEVLQPAAPVPVKLTRLDGVEVGHVQELNLTPNRSHYLHTINMKPLIFEIPDFFSAEECQHIIELAMKQGLEVSSTHQITADNTLRLLDSNGDQRLSLQEMRRTIEDGYDIYFNDEDIREMYSHLKLDLNQDDYISRSESSGLNVHKLAAYIKNFVSKNPIKKSRYSEQTWIYPERTKDHLVAEFQRRLLRLTRLPEPLINKYSFFQVVKYGPHGHYNAHLDSAGNTQGLPCCHLVSTKKCRICRYMTIMVYLNDVEEGGETAFVVANNDTYDDHKLRNSGNINLNSHCKESKLHVRPERGKAVIWYNHFLDEETGWFGDVDNFTWHGGCPVITGEKWIMNRWICASNDREVDLA; encoded by the exons ATGGGAGGCGCAGGTTGTTCAAGAGATGTCGTCTGCTCTGCGCTACTAATTATTACTATCCTCCTCGAATTTCACTCTACAGTGGCGAACGATGACATACCTGGATTGAAAGAACACGCCGAACATTTCTATGGATCCAACCAAGATGGTGATTGCCAAGAATCGGAGGGAAGAGATGGAATATCTGGTCGGTCCGATACGCtggaaaaagaggaggaagtaCTGCAGCCAGCAGCACCAGTTCCAGTCAAGTTGACGAGGCTTGACGGTGTGGAG GTTGGTCATGTTCAGGAACTCAACCTCACTCCCAATAGATCTCATTATTTACATACTATCAACATGAAACCATTGATCTTTG AAATTCCAGACTTCTTTTCTGCAGAAGAATGCCAGCACATCATAGAGCTAGCAATGAAGCAGGGATTAGAAGTAAGCTCCACCCATCAAATCACTGCGGACAACACCCTCCGCCTCCTAGATAGCAACGGAGACCAAAGACTGAGTCTACAAGAG aTGAGGAGAACTATAGAGGATGGATATGATATCTACTTTAATGATGAGGACATTAGAGAAAT GTACTCACATCTCAAGTTAGATTTGAATCAAGATG ATTACATCAGTCGGTCAGAATCATCTGGTCTTAACGTACATAAGCTGGCTGCGTACATCAAGAATTTTGTCAGTAAGAACCCCATCAAGAAGTCCAGGTACAGCGAACAGACCTGGATCTATCCAGAGAGGACCAAGGATCACCTGGTCGCCGAGTTCCAAAGAAG GTTACTGCGATTGACTAGGCTTCCAGAGCCGCTCATCAACAAATACAGCTTCTTTCAGGTGGTCAAGTATGGCCCCCACGGTCACTACAACGCTCACTTGGATTCGGCCGGTAACACTCAAGGGCTTCCATGCTGCCATCTGGTCAGTACCAAGAAATGCCGCATCTGTAG ATACATGACTATCATGGTTTACTTGAATGATGTTGAAGAAGGAGGTGAAACAGCTTTTGTTGTGGCCAACAACGACACTTATGACGATCAT AAACTTCGCAACAGTGGCAACATCAACCTGAACAGCCACTGCAAGGAATCGAAGCTTCACGTCAGACCGGAGCGCGGCAAGGCCGTCATTTGGTACAACCACTTCCTGGACGAGGAGACGGGCTGGTTCGGGGACGTCGACAACTTCACCTGGCACGGGGGTTGTCCCGTCATCACGGGGGAGAAATGGATCATGAATAGGTGGATCTGCGCTAGCAACGACAGGGAGGTAGATCTCGCCTAA